The following coding sequences are from one Deinococcus cellulosilyticus NBRC 106333 = KACC 11606 window:
- a CDS encoding phytoene desaturase family protein yields the protein MNAQELGDGALDYDVIIVGAGHNALVTAAYAARAGYKVAVFEKRHLVGGAVSTEELVSGYRFDYGGSAHILIRMTPIVQELELEKFGLHYLELDPLFHCSDGETPWFVWRDLDRTAQELDRIFPGQGEAYQRFVQDWTPFAKSVNEAFLSAPNPLDLGRHLVWGSGMQKDWQKKLTHIMRPYGDVAREYFSEERVRAPLTWMAAQSGPPPTEVMSAPFLLWHPLYHVGGVARPRGGSGGLTKALKRAIEAYGGHIFLSAPVKDILTEGDRAVGVRLEDGDVYTAKAVVSGTHVLQTVDALPEDKVPELARKVRVGNGFGMILRLALKGKVKYLNHVEPESRIGLGLLIKNEQQLLKAYGEYLAGEPTRDPPIIAMSFSSIDDSLAPPDGEVLWLWAQYYPFELSSGSWAERTKEARDYILNAFEHYAPGTREQIVGELVQSPAWLQDNLSLRRGNVMHLEMGTDQMFALRPFLGASEYRWPTLKNLYMTGASTHPGGGIMGASGRNTARTLLKDLSRSSKLRW from the coding sequence ATGAACGCACAGGAACTGGGGGATGGAGCCTTGGATTACGACGTGATCATTGTGGGTGCGGGACACAACGCTCTGGTGACGGCTGCCTACGCTGCCCGTGCAGGTTACAAGGTGGCGGTTTTCGAGAAGCGGCACCTGGTGGGTGGGGCCGTGTCCACCGAGGAACTGGTCAGTGGTTACCGCTTCGATTATGGGGGGAGTGCCCACATCCTGATCCGCATGACGCCCATTGTGCAGGAACTGGAACTCGAAAAGTTTGGCCTGCACTACCTGGAGCTTGATCCGCTGTTTCACTGCTCAGATGGCGAAACACCGTGGTTTGTGTGGCGCGATCTGGACCGCACTGCACAGGAACTGGACCGGATCTTCCCTGGCCAGGGTGAAGCCTACCAGCGTTTCGTGCAGGACTGGACCCCTTTTGCAAAAAGCGTGAATGAGGCCTTTCTCAGCGCACCCAATCCTCTGGACCTCGGGAGGCATCTGGTGTGGGGCTCGGGCATGCAGAAAGACTGGCAGAAGAAACTCACCCACATCATGCGGCCTTATGGAGATGTGGCAAGAGAGTACTTCTCAGAGGAACGGGTGCGTGCGCCCCTCACCTGGATGGCGGCGCAATCTGGACCTCCACCCACCGAGGTCATGAGTGCCCCTTTCCTGCTCTGGCACCCGCTCTACCATGTGGGAGGGGTGGCTCGCCCGAGAGGGGGCAGCGGAGGCCTGACGAAGGCCCTCAAGCGCGCCATTGAAGCTTACGGGGGGCACATCTTCCTGAGTGCACCCGTGAAAGACATCCTGACCGAGGGAGATCGGGCGGTCGGGGTGCGTCTGGAAGATGGGGACGTGTACACCGCCAAAGCTGTGGTCAGCGGCACCCATGTGCTGCAGACCGTAGACGCCCTCCCTGAAGACAAAGTTCCAGAGCTTGCCCGAAAAGTGAGGGTGGGAAACGGTTTCGGCATGATCCTGCGTCTGGCCCTCAAAGGAAAAGTGAAGTACCTGAACCATGTGGAACCAGAATCCAGAATCGGTCTTGGGCTCCTGATCAAAAATGAGCAGCAACTCCTGAAGGCCTACGGAGAATATCTTGCTGGAGAACCCACCAGAGACCCACCCATCATTGCCATGAGTTTCAGCAGCATTGACGATTCGCTGGCCCCACCGGACGGTGAGGTGTTGTGGCTCTGGGCGCAGTACTACCCCTTTGAACTGTCCTCAGGAAGCTGGGCAGAGCGCACCAAAGAGGCGCGGGATTACATTCTGAACGCCTTTGAACATTACGCTCCGGGCACCAGAGAGCAGATTGTGGGTGAGCTCGTACAATCGCCAGCCTGGCTTCAGGATAACTTGAGCCTGAGGCGAGGCAACGTGATGCATCTGGAGATGGGCACCGACCAGATGTTCGCCCTGCGGCCTTTTCTGGGCGCGAGTGAGTACCGCTGGCCCACCCTGAAGAACCTGTACATGACAGGTGCAAGCACCCACCCCGGCGGGGGAATCATGGGAGCAAGTGGTCGCAACACCGCCCGGACCCTGCTGAAAGACCTGTCACGGAGCTCCAAGTTGCGCTGGTAG
- a CDS encoding C1 family peptidase, with product MKRLTGLTALLILTACSQTPGGPAPLPGGFSGDLPRGAETVTESEFRSHINDPGAKVFTPEQEQKEKEAAAKQDAANQKAVEDFMAAHPELADLKILIGLSPKPTDTEVQKLPDGNFELSTPDNSKNDLKVITLGKKFKYAEVARSLENFPRQSNQLGMYEMFYPNVPEAYRKRLELPTPESLKNANAQTISSLNLKIGDIYADLVFKIPDPTKPIGWVEKPEDEEGYLDGSDRTNSDASCSAFKDTGIYKNFEWPLKYYATSVKNQGRRGSCVAFAITSATELQHAKKNSEWANLSEQSFYNRIAGHWQPRTYGDGADTTYIYNTSAAEQYKFAYEKEWGYNPSLSRTNIKNAADELIGYSNSCTGYADSYCSNTAAQSKFWCLPLLGQNYCMYLPKIVNPATPSIVPKGQLELWNHEKKDLSIAYMVLTLAFGNTVVASLEVMPSWDNANSNGFAQSRAYDLDSGKGSRGGHAVNITGFITNEKLQSKLPNATPGDGGGYFIVKNSWGACWKDGGYIYIPFDYMKHYGYSAIRVQVD from the coding sequence ATGAAAAGACTGACTGGCCTGACTGCACTGCTGATCCTCACTGCCTGTTCGCAAACCCCTGGTGGACCGGCCCCCCTGCCTGGTGGTTTCTCGGGAGACCTCCCCAGAGGCGCAGAGACCGTGACGGAAAGTGAATTTCGCTCCCACATCAATGATCCCGGCGCGAAAGTGTTCACGCCCGAACAGGAACAGAAAGAAAAAGAAGCCGCAGCAAAACAGGACGCGGCAAATCAGAAAGCAGTCGAGGATTTCATGGCTGCCCACCCGGAACTGGCCGACCTGAAAATCCTGATTGGCCTTTCCCCCAAACCCACGGACACCGAAGTTCAGAAGCTGCCAGATGGCAACTTTGAACTCAGCACCCCGGACAACAGCAAAAATGACCTGAAGGTCATCACTCTGGGCAAAAAATTCAAGTACGCCGAAGTGGCCCGCAGCCTCGAAAACTTCCCCAGGCAAAGCAACCAGCTGGGCATGTACGAGATGTTCTACCCCAATGTCCCCGAAGCCTACCGCAAACGCCTTGAGCTGCCCACCCCGGAAAGCCTGAAAAACGCAAATGCCCAGACCATCTCCAGCCTGAACCTCAAAATTGGAGACATCTATGCCGATCTGGTGTTCAAGATTCCTGATCCCACCAAACCCATTGGGTGGGTGGAAAAACCCGAAGATGAAGAAGGCTACCTGGATGGCAGCGACCGCACCAACTCGGACGCCAGTTGCTCGGCTTTCAAGGACACTGGCATCTACAAGAACTTTGAGTGGCCCCTCAAGTATTACGCCACCTCCGTGAAAAACCAGGGGCGGCGGGGCAGTTGCGTGGCCTTTGCCATCACCTCAGCCACCGAGCTGCAGCATGCGAAGAAAAACAGTGAATGGGCCAACCTCTCAGAGCAATCCTTCTACAACCGCATCGCCGGGCACTGGCAACCCAGAACCTATGGGGATGGGGCAGACACCACCTACATCTACAACACCTCCGCAGCAGAGCAGTACAAATTCGCCTACGAAAAAGAGTGGGGCTACAACCCCTCCCTGAGCCGCACCAACATCAAAAATGCCGCCGATGAATTGATCGGGTACAGCAACTCCTGCACCGGATACGCAGACAGCTACTGCTCCAACACGGCTGCACAGAGCAAATTCTGGTGCCTTCCCCTGCTGGGACAGAATTACTGCATGTACCTGCCCAAAATCGTCAATCCTGCCACCCCCAGCATCGTGCCCAAAGGTCAGCTGGAACTGTGGAACCATGAGAAAAAGGACCTCTCCATTGCCTACATGGTCCTGACCCTGGCGTTCGGGAACACGGTGGTGGCCAGCCTGGAAGTCATGCCAAGCTGGGACAACGCCAACAGCAACGGTTTCGCACAGTCCAGGGCCTACGACCTCGACAGTGGGAAGGGCAGCCGTGGTGGGCACGCCGTGAACATCACCGGTTTCATCACCAACGAGAAACTGCAGAGCAAACTGCCCAACGCCACCCCCGGTGACGGTGGAGGCTACTTCATTGTCAAGAACTCCTGGGGAGCCTGCTGGAAAGATGGCGGCTACATTTACATCCCCTTCGATTACATGAAACATTATGGCTACTCGGCCATCCGGGTGCAGGTGGATTGA